A single Lactuca sativa cultivar Salinas chromosome 8, Lsat_Salinas_v11, whole genome shotgun sequence DNA region contains:
- the LOC111911092 gene encoding nucleolar GTP-binding protein 1 codes for MVQYNFKKITRVPTEKDFVDVVLSRTQRQTPTVVHKGYAINHIRQFYMRKVKFTQTNFHEKLSTIVDEFPRLDDIHPFYGDLLHVLYNKDHYKLALGQINTARNLIEKIAKDYVKLLKYGDSLYRCKALKVAALGRMCTVTKRIGPSLAYLEQIRQHMARLPSIDPNTRTILICGYPNVGKSSFINKITRADVDVQPYAFTTKSLFVGHTDYKYLRYQVIDTPGILDRPFEDRNVIEMVSITALAHLRAAVLFFLDISGSCGYTIAQQAALFHSIKSLFMNKPLIIVCNKTDLQSLEGISEDDKKLVEEMKSEAMKTLVVDGQQVLLTMSTLTEEGVIAVKNAACERLLDQRVEVKMKSKKMKEYLNRFHVAMPKPLEERPVCISEAVVEAKAMEAEKVKRKLERDNENENGGAGVYSASLKNHYLLADDEWKEDNIPEILDGHNVYDFIDQDILQRLEELEKEEGLLQEQGDGEDEEMEGEDLTPEQQKELNEIRKKKSILIREHRIKKSTAESRPIVPRKFDKDKRFTSERMGRQLSSLGLDPSKAMKRVRSESMGRKRERSSDHGDGMDVDDDEGSNKKMKIRSKSKSRSMSRPRVHELVPGEGYKDSAQKVKAFKMGKSSVHKRNKAAKKGEGDRVIPTLKPKHLFSGKRSNGKISRR; via the coding sequence ATGGTGCAGTATAATTTCAAGAAAATCACAAGGGTACCCACAGAGAAAGATTTTGTAGACGTAGTCCTCAGTAGAACCCAAAGACAAACCCCAACAGTTGTTCACAAAGGCTATGCAATCAATCACATTAGGCAATTTTACATGAGAAAAGTGAAGTTCACACAAACGAACTTTCACGAAAAGCTCTCCACCATTGTAGACGAGTTCCCAAGACTCGATGACATTCATCCTTTCTATGGCGACCTTCTTCATGTCCTTTACAACAAAGATCATTACAAACTCGCCCTTGGTCAAATCAACACAGCAAGAAACCTCATTGAGAAAATAGCCAAAGATTATGTCAAGTTGTTGAAATATGGCGACTCGCTTTACAGATGCAAAGCCTTAAAAGTTGCAGCTCTTGGTAGAATGTGCACAGTGACAAAGAGAATTGGGCCAAGTTTGGCTTATCTTGAACAGATCAGACAACACATGGCTAGGCTTCCTTCTATTGACCCAAACACTAGAACCATTTTGATTTGTGGGTATCCGAATGTTGGAAAGAGTTCTTTCATCAACAAGATTACAAGAGCAGATGTCGATGTACAACCTTATGCTTTCACTACAAAGTCTCTGTTTGTTGGACATACTGATTATAAGTATTTAAGGTATCAAGTGATTGATACTCCAGGGATTCTAGATAGACCTTTTGAGGATAGAAATGTCATAGAAATGGTTAGTATAACAGCTTTAGCACATCTTAGAGCTGCTGTTTTATTCTTTCTTGATATCTCTGGTTCTTGTGGATACACTATTGCACAACAAGCTGCTCTTTTTCATTCCATTAAGTCGCTCTTCATGAATAAGCCTTTGATAATTGTCTGTAACAAAACGGATTTGCAATCTTTGGAAGGGATTTCGGAAGATGATAAGAAGTTAGTTGAAGAGATGAAATCAGAAGCAATGAAGACTTTGGTTGTAGATGGTCAACAAGTGTTGTTGACCATGAGTACTTTGACTGAAGAAGGGGTAATCGCGGTAAAAAACGCAGCTTGTGAGAGGTTGTTGGACCAGAGAGTTGAAGTCAAAATGAAGTCAAAGAAGATGAAAGAGTATCTGAATCGGTTCCATGTTGCAATGCCAAAACCACTTGAGGAAAGACCGGTTTGCATATCTGAAGCTGTTGTTGAAGCTAAAGCCATGGAAGCCGAAAAGGTGAAGAGGAAGCTCGAAAGGGATAACGAAAATGAAAATGGTGGAGCTGGTGTTTATTCTGCGAGTTTGAAGAACCATTATCTTTTAGCTGATGACGAATGGAAGGAAGATAACATACCTGAAATACTCGATGGGCATAACGTGTATGATTTTATCGATCAGGATATTTTACAGAGGCTTGAGGAATTGGAGAAAGAAGAAGGGCTTCTTCAAGAACAAGGAGAtggagaagatgaagaaatgGAAGGTGAGGATTTGACTCCAGAACAACAGAAAGAGCTGAATGAAATCAGGAAAAAGAAAAGCATATTAATCCGTGAACATAGAATCAAGAAAAGCACAGCTGAAAGCAGACCGATTGTTCCAAGAAAATTCGATAAAGACAAAAGATTTACATCGGAAAGAATGGGGAGACAGCTGTCATCATTAGGGCTTGATCCATCAAAAGCAATGAAAAGGGTGAGAAGTGAGTCAATGGGTAGAAAGAGGGAGAGATCATCTGATCATGGTGATGGAATGGATGTGGATGATGATGAAGGATCGAATAAGAAGATGAAgatcaggtcaaagtcaaagtcaaggtcaatgtCAAGGCCACGTGTGCATGAATTGGTTCCAGGTGAAGGGTATAAGGATTCAGCTCAAAAGGTGAAGGCGTTTAAAATGGGAAAGAGTTCGGTTCATAAGAGGAATAAGGCAGCTAAAAAGGGTGAGGGCGATAGAGTCATTCCAACATTGAAGCCAAAACATTTGTTCTCTGGGAAAAGGTCAAATGGGAAGATTAGTAGACGTTAA